CCTTGAACAGGGTGATCTGGCACATTCTTCCATCCAGGATATTGTAGAAAAAATACGGCGCACCACCCGGGCCCAGTTTATTGTGGTGGGGGACAGGGAGGGAAGAAGGTATTCCCATCCTGTCCCTGAGCGGATAGGCAGGTTCATGGTGGGTGGAGATAACCGGCTGGCCCTTGAGGAGGGAAAATCCTATGTTTCAAAAGCGACCGGGACACTTGGTCCCTCGATACGTGGAAAGGTTCCGGTTTTCAATGATGAGGGTAAAATCATAGGTATTGTTTCTGTTGGTTACCTGGTTCAGAATGTGAATTCCATAATCAGGGGTTATCATATAAAAATAATTGCATTTCTGGTGGCTGCAGTTCTTTTCGGTATTGCCGTGACCATCAAGATTACCGATCAGTTCAAAAAGGCGATCTTTGGCCTTGAACCGGATGAGATTGCTTCACTCCTGCAGGAGAGGACAACTACTTTGGAGACCATTCGAGAGGGGGTTCTGGCTGTGGATTCGGAGGGACGAATTACCACCATCAACCAGGCGGCGTTCGAAACCCTGGGGATTGATGAGGATGCGGGTATACTCGGGAGATTGATAACTGAAATCCTGCCCGGAACCAGAATCCCTGAAGTTCTCCGTACCGGGGAGAGTCAGCTGGACAGTGAATTCATGGTAGGGGATAAGGAGATTATCGCCAATCGGATACCGATTATCAGCAACGGTCGAATTACAGGTGTGGTCTCCAGTTTTCGCAACAAGGATGAACTTGATATTCTGGCTAGAAAATTTTCCGAGATTAAAAAATATACGGAAATGCTGCGGGTGCAGACCCATGAATATTCCAATAAACTGTATACTATTTCCGGCCTGATTCAGCTCGGAGCCTACCAGGAGGCGGTGGATCTTATCGGCAGTGAAACCTCCGGGTATCAGGCTCTTATCAATTCCCTGATGGATATTGTCCCCGATCCCATTCTTGCCGGAACTCTTCTTGGAAAATATAACAAGGCAAAAGAGTTAAAGGTGGATTTGCGCATTGATCCGGACTCCAGTATGATCGATGTTCCTGGCGGGATAAAAAGGGAGAGACTTGTCACCATTATCAGTAATATTCTGGATAATGGGTTTGATGCTGTGTTGAACAATGGAAGGGCAAAGCGGGAGGTAAAACTTGCCATGACTGATCTCGGCAATGATCTTATCTTCGAGTTTGATGATTCCGGCAATGGCGTTCCCGAAGAAGACTGGGAAAAAATATTCACGAAAGGATTTACAACAAAGAACAGACCAGGACATGGTATGGGATTGTTTCTTGTTGAAAAGGCCCTGTCGGCTCTTCATGGATCCATCAGCGTGGGATCGTCTGAACTTGGAGGTGCGGCATTTACCGTGATTATTCCGAAACACAGGGAGTAGAATGGAGCAGATTCAGACAGTTATTATAGAAGATGATGAGAAGATAGCGGAAATTCAGCGTATTTTCACAGAGAAAATAGCTGGCTTTACTGTAACGGGAATTGCCCATTCCGTTCGGGAGGGTGAAGAAATGCTGGAGGTATTGCAGCCCGATCTTGTTCTGCTGGATATTTTCTTTCCCGATGGCAATGGTCTGGAGCTGCTGTGGTCAATACGAAAAAAGCATAAGAAAACCGACATTGTTCTTATCACTGCAGCCAAGGAAAGGGATATTTTTCAGGAAGCACTTCGAGGCGGGGTTTTTGACTATATTCTGAAACCTCTTAATTTTACCCGTTTCCAGCATATGCTGAACAGGTATCTTACCCATCGGAAAAAATTGCAGAAAATTACTACAATCAATCAGCAGGATGTAGATATCCTGCTCCACCAGGAAAAAAAAGAGGTTGCGCAGACAGATCTTCCGAAAGGTATCGACCCTATTACCCTGCGGAAAATTACAGATATTATAGAAACTATCGGAGAAGCAGGAATCAACGCGGATCAAGCCGGGGAAAAGATCGGCGTGAGCCGTACAACCTCCAGGCGATACCTTGAATACCTGGTTTCAAACGGTGTGATTAAGGCCGATCTTTTTTACGGGACACTGGGGCGTCCGGAGCGAAAATATTTCAGGATTGTCAGCGGATAGATTCCTGGGCACTATTGGCACAGGCAGTATTCCTTTAGCCTTTTTTTGCTCTATTCACCAGCTCCCGGAGATAGTCGAGCCATTTATCCATACCTTCGCCACTTGTGGAGGATAGGGCCATTGTACGGAGTCCGGGGTTCAGGTGCAGTCCGTCGGCGATGGCCTCCGGCACGGGAAAATCAAAATAGGGGAGCAGATCGGTCTTGGTTATGACGAAGGTCTGGGAGCTCTGGAACGCCTTTGGGTATTTGGATGGTTTGTCCGGGCCTTCAGGGACAGAAACAAAAACTACCCGTTCATGTTCCCCCAGGTCAAAGGTTGAAGGGCAGACAAGATTACCCACGTTTTCGATAAAAAGAAGGTCGATTTTTTCACCGCCCTGCTCTTTCTGTAGCCGGTGAAAACCTTTATGTGTCATGGCCGCGTCCAGGTGACAGGCTCCTCCTGTTGTCAGTTGAATGACCGGCACACCTTTTGCCCGGATCCGTTCCGCGTCCCTTTCGGTTTCGATATCACCCTCAATGACGCCAATGTTTATTTCATCTTTCAGGGCATCAATGGTGTGTTCAAGCAGGGTTGTTTTTCCAGATCCGGGGCTGCTGATAAGGTTGAGTGTCACGATACCGCAGTCGTCAAAGTGTTCACGGTTGGCCCTGGCAAGTGCATCGTTGGCGGCAAAGAGACTGGCATGCACATCAATAGTTTTGCTGTGGCTGTGGGAATGGTCGTGATCGTGACTGTGGTCAGATGGACTTGGGCATCCGCATGTATCACACATAATATTCCTCGTTTATTTAAATTTTGTAAGTATTGTAATTTTATTCCATTTCAACCTGGCGCAGAATCAGCTCATCTCCACCGGAGGGTATCAGAAAGAGTTCCCCGCATTTCGGGCATTCTTCCGGACTGTCCTCCTTCGTTTCTTCCATATGACCGCATTGAGTGCATGAGTAATTCACAGGAGGGATTTCAATGATAAGCTCTGCATTCCTGATAAGGGTATTTTCCGATGCCAGGGTCTCAAAGCCGAATCGAAATGCGTCTATAACCACTCCGGATTGAGGCCCGATTACCATAGTGACCCTGTGAATTTTTGTCGCTTTGTTTTCTGCCGCCAGTTCTTCAAGTTGGGAAAAAAGGGCTTGGACAAGGGATATTTCATGCATGATTCTTCCCTTTATTTTCGGCTGACTGTGATTCCAAGGTCGGTAAGACGATTTAAAATCAATTCCGCCACTGCAGTTTTCTGAGCGTTTACAATCTCTGAAAGTTCTATGCTTTCAGTCAGTTCAAGGGGAATGACGGTATAAAACTCGATTTCCTTCGGTGCGGCTCCGCGCAGTTTGGCCACTTCCAGGATTTCAAGGAGACCGAGTTGGTGCGGGGACATACGCATCTGAAAACTTCCTGCCCGGACATCATCGAGAGTGAAGAAATGAAAGGATCCGGGTTCCCCTTCTATATCAACAACATCGATGACAAAGACCGGATCGCATTCTTCAAGAAAGGGAGCCATGTAAATTCCGGCAGTCCCGAT
The DNA window shown above is from Desulfomarina profundi and carries:
- a CDS encoding response regulator, whose protein sequence is MEQIQTVIIEDDEKIAEIQRIFTEKIAGFTVTGIAHSVREGEEMLEVLQPDLVLLDIFFPDGNGLELLWSIRKKHKKTDIVLITAAKERDIFQEALRGGVFDYILKPLNFTRFQHMLNRYLTHRKKLQKITTINQQDVDILLHQEKKEVAQTDLPKGIDPITLRKITDIIETIGEAGINADQAGEKIGVSRTTSRRYLEYLVSNGVIKADLFYGTLGRPERKYFRIVSG
- a CDS encoding HyaD/HybD family hydrogenase maturation endopeptidase, which produces MTTPQKKKIGIAGIGNYILRDEGFGVHVVHYLQENYEFPDNVDIQDIGTAGIYMAPFLEECDPVFVIDVVDIEGEPGSFHFFTLDDVRAGSFQMRMSPHQLGLLEILEVAKLRGAAPKEIEFYTVIPLELTESIELSEIVNAQKTAVAELILNRLTDLGITVSRK
- a CDS encoding hydrogenase maturation nickel metallochaperone HypA/HybF yields the protein MHEISLVQALFSQLEELAAENKATKIHRVTMVIGPQSGVVIDAFRFGFETLASENTLIRNAELIIEIPPVNYSCTQCGHMEETKEDSPEECPKCGELFLIPSGGDELILRQVEME
- a CDS encoding ATP-binding protein; its protein translation is MKMFPNGFRPRKLQTKMVLLILCLILCIVGVGGFFSLKLISSILEEQMGSRALKVSQTVSLIPEIKRDLEQGDLAHSSIQDIVEKIRRTTRAQFIVVGDREGRRYSHPVPERIGRFMVGGDNRLALEEGKSYVSKATGTLGPSIRGKVPVFNDEGKIIGIVSVGYLVQNVNSIIRGYHIKIIAFLVAAVLFGIAVTIKITDQFKKAIFGLEPDEIASLLQERTTTLETIREGVLAVDSEGRITTINQAAFETLGIDEDAGILGRLITEILPGTRIPEVLRTGESQLDSEFMVGDKEIIANRIPIISNGRITGVVSSFRNKDELDILARKFSEIKKYTEMLRVQTHEYSNKLYTISGLIQLGAYQEAVDLIGSETSGYQALINSLMDIVPDPILAGTLLGKYNKAKELKVDLRIDPDSSMIDVPGGIKRERLVTIISNILDNGFDAVLNNGRAKREVKLAMTDLGNDLIFEFDDSGNGVPEEDWEKIFTKGFTTKNRPGHGMGLFLVEKALSALHGSISVGSSELGGAAFTVIIPKHRE
- the hypB gene encoding hydrogenase nickel incorporation protein HypB; protein product: MCDTCGCPSPSDHSHDHDHSHSHSKTIDVHASLFAANDALARANREHFDDCGIVTLNLISSPGSGKTTLLEHTIDALKDEINIGVIEGDIETERDAERIRAKGVPVIQLTTGGACHLDAAMTHKGFHRLQKEQGGEKIDLLFIENVGNLVCPSTFDLGEHERVVFVSVPEGPDKPSKYPKAFQSSQTFVITKTDLLPYFDFPVPEAIADGLHLNPGLRTMALSSTSGEGMDKWLDYLRELVNRAKKG